A genomic stretch from Methanobacterium alcaliphilum includes:
- a CDS encoding ArsR/SmtB family transcription factor, whose translation MLKVNTEHCCDISQELEELFKALANINRLLLVYSLASGEIEKVNVSQMAEMMGVTQPAASQHLKVLKTAEILIAQKKGNNIYYTFNKNSMVKHKKRIDFLFGCVLTKCDSLE comes from the coding sequence ATGTTGAAGGTAAATACAGAGCACTGCTGTGACATATCGCAAGAACTGGAAGAGTTATTCAAAGCACTTGCAAACATTAACAGACTATTATTGGTCTATTCACTAGCATCCGGCGAAATTGAAAAAGTTAATGTATCTCAAATGGCAGAGATGATGGGTGTAACTCAGCCAGCAGCCTCACAACACCTTAAAGTACTTAAAACTGCAGAAATTCTCATTGCCCAAAAAAAAGGCAACAATATCTACTATACTTTCAACAAAAACTCTATGGTTAAGCACAAAAAGAGAATTGATTTTTTATTTGGATGTGTGTTAACTAAGTGCGATTCATTAGAATGA